One window of the Kineosporia corallincola genome contains the following:
- the tsf gene encoding translation elongation factor Ts, with protein MANYTAADVKKLREQTGAGMMDCKNALVESDGSYEKAVEYLRVKGQKGVAKRESRTASQGAVAAYTESGVGVLVELDCETDFVSKGDKFGALLQQVLDQAVAVKAADVDSLLKSELADGRTVQALIDDGNASIGEKIELRAVARLEAPFVASYLHRTSPDLPPQVGVLFGASGESDVVRDVALHIAALPPQYLTRDQVPADVVENERRIAEATAREEGKPEGALPKIVEGRVSGFFKENVLVEQKFAKDQGTTVQKVLDGAGITPVGFYRFRVGV; from the coding sequence ATGGCGAACTACACCGCCGCCGACGTCAAGAAGCTGCGTGAGCAGACCGGCGCCGGAATGATGGACTGCAAGAACGCTCTGGTCGAGAGCGACGGCTCGTACGAGAAGGCCGTCGAGTACCTGCGCGTCAAGGGCCAGAAGGGCGTGGCCAAGCGGGAGTCCCGCACCGCGTCCCAGGGCGCCGTGGCCGCCTACACCGAGTCCGGTGTCGGCGTGCTGGTCGAGCTCGACTGCGAGACCGACTTCGTCTCCAAGGGCGACAAGTTCGGCGCCCTGCTCCAGCAGGTTCTGGACCAGGCCGTGGCCGTCAAGGCCGCCGACGTCGACAGCCTGCTGAAGAGCGAGCTGGCCGACGGCCGCACCGTCCAGGCCCTGATCGACGACGGCAACGCCAGCATCGGCGAGAAGATCGAGCTGCGGGCCGTCGCCCGTCTCGAGGCCCCGTTCGTCGCCTCCTACCTGCACCGCACCAGCCCCGACCTGCCGCCGCAGGTGGGCGTGCTGTTCGGCGCCAGCGGTGAGAGCGACGTCGTGCGTGACGTGGCCCTGCACATCGCCGCCCTGCCGCCGCAGTACCTGACCCGCGACCAGGTTCCGGCCGACGTGGTGGAGAACGAGCGCCGCATCGCCGAGGCCACGGCCCGCGAGGAGGGCAAGCCGGAAGGCGCCCTGCCGAAGATCGTGGAGGGTCGCGTGAGCGGCTTCTTCAAGGAGAACGTGCTCGTCGAGCAGAAGTTCGCCAAGGACCAGGGCACCACCGTGCAGAAGGTGCTCGACGGCGCCGGCATCACCCCCGTCGGGTTCTACCGCTTCCGGGTGGGCGTCTGA
- the pyrH gene encoding UMP kinase encodes MTESPIAGGSYRRVLLKLSGEVFGNGQLGVDPDVVAQLAAQIAGVSKEGIQIAIVIGGGNFLRGAELSQRGMDRGRADYMGMLGTVLNCLALQDFLEKQGIDTRVQTAITMGQVAEPYIPRKAIRHLEKGRVVIFGAGLGAPYFSTDTAAAQRALEIKAHAVLMSKNGVDGVYTADPRKDPTASKLDEVTYSDALTRQLKVVDATAFSLCMDNKLPMVVFGMEGEGNVAAAVRGERIGTLVTAG; translated from the coding sequence ATGACAGAGTCCCCGATCGCTGGAGGGTCCTACCGGCGCGTGCTGCTGAAGCTCTCGGGTGAGGTCTTCGGCAACGGCCAGCTCGGCGTCGACCCGGATGTGGTCGCCCAGCTCGCCGCGCAGATCGCCGGGGTGTCCAAAGAGGGCATCCAGATCGCCATCGTCATCGGCGGTGGCAACTTCCTGCGGGGGGCCGAGCTCTCCCAGCGCGGCATGGACCGTGGGCGTGCCGACTACATGGGCATGCTCGGTACCGTGCTGAACTGCCTTGCACTGCAAGACTTCCTGGAGAAGCAGGGGATCGACACCCGGGTGCAGACGGCGATCACGATGGGCCAGGTGGCCGAGCCGTACATCCCGCGCAAGGCGATCCGGCACCTGGAGAAGGGCCGTGTGGTGATCTTCGGCGCCGGGCTCGGTGCGCCGTACTTCTCCACCGACACCGCCGCCGCCCAGCGTGCGCTGGAGATCAAGGCGCACGCGGTGCTGATGAGCAAGAACGGGGTGGACGGCGTGTACACCGCAGACCCCCGCAAGGACCCGACGGCGAGCAAGCTCGACGAGGTGACCTACTCGGACGCGCTGACCCGTCAGCTCAAGGTCGTCGACGCCACGGCCTTCAGCCTCTGCATGGACAACAAGCTGCCCATGGTGGTCTTCGGCATGGAGGGCGAAGGGAACGTGGCGGCTGCCGTGCGGGGTGAGAGAATCGGGACGCTCGTCACCGCCGGCTGA
- a CDS encoding phosphatidate cytidylyltransferase gives MAGDSGPSDSSSRRGRRRAARGPASDGAWDNDMRDGTEEESAWPATGAPGEEQNSSGGFGAARQQRAGLGGSRFGRAGRGVGPQSRDAQQVPDGEPVDDAPRLGRAFGRDRGHGIRSNGPSTSSFDQVLQRSAGAGGAFGREQQPGRPERPQPVRGTSHPGLPQRATQSGGIPINPYRNPPSDEAPATPAGFDMPGKGFEDTGEQPRSGARRGLGGRDRRDDAPSTGGNRGLFGRGRAEPDAPADPDDDPFPSSGRQTPNRSVSSRQEPAAFPDAPTGGRASRGRRGEAGRGAAGGTGRMGLLGRGRGRREPGPFPEPDAADVFPGGPGADRVEPDLFAPRRNRGQQPPFPQDTSEPDLFAPNRNRDRNRDLDRDGQDDRQDPARSGSRAGRTEPNDEHDAASDPFPGAAGGRSRRGPLTGRIGRLGRRGRREPGPTAADPETEHPTGENAVGGDSNGNPVNEGRRGARGRRAPQTPAGGGLLGRGGSTPAEGTSRPADPFPVPGGGDASPFPTRGGRGGSQGSGPFPTPSGGTATHDPFPTPSGGTATHDPSPFPSGRTRRARNRGPAQEDQAGPFPTPADGTAGHAHGAFPADPSGTRHGDEDERHRNDQPFPGGFGDGYQDRYQGHHDDHHDDHDDDQDGPGTLHDNDHPRGRRGERPDADPTGRAQAQAALREMEHPPEPDATIVAVAAKDHGRAGRNLPAAIGVGVGLGGLALVSLFTRPEAFVALASFVVVLAVWELSGALAAKQIVVPVIPVAVGSLGMLVSAYVAGPEGLLVSYMLTGFGILLWRIVEGLDGALRDVTAGLFVAAYVPLLAGFAVLLLAADQGPQRVVTFIVVTCASDIGGYIAGVLFGKHPMAPRVSPKKSWEGFAGSLLACLIAGSACVVLLLDGPPVVGLVVGAAAAVTATMGDLSESLLKRDLGIKDMGNLLPGHGGIMDRMDSLLPTAPVVYLLLHFLL, from the coding sequence ATGGCCGGAGATTCTGGTCCGTCTGATTCCTCGTCCCGCCGGGGACGACGCCGGGCCGCCCGCGGCCCGGCGTCCGACGGCGCGTGGGACAACGACATGCGTGACGGCACCGAGGAAGAGAGTGCCTGGCCCGCCACGGGTGCGCCGGGTGAGGAGCAGAACAGCTCCGGTGGTTTCGGCGCGGCCCGCCAGCAGCGGGCCGGGCTCGGTGGCTCACGCTTCGGCCGCGCCGGCCGGGGCGTGGGCCCGCAGAGCCGTGACGCCCAGCAGGTTCCCGACGGCGAACCGGTGGACGACGCACCCCGGCTCGGCCGCGCGTTCGGCCGCGACCGGGGGCACGGCATCCGCTCCAACGGGCCGTCCACGTCGTCGTTCGACCAGGTTCTCCAGCGTTCGGCCGGTGCCGGTGGTGCCTTCGGGCGCGAGCAGCAGCCGGGTCGGCCGGAACGGCCCCAGCCGGTGCGGGGCACCTCGCACCCGGGGCTGCCGCAGCGGGCCACGCAGTCCGGTGGCATCCCCATCAACCCCTATCGCAACCCGCCGTCCGACGAGGCACCGGCCACCCCAGCCGGTTTCGACATGCCCGGCAAGGGTTTCGAGGACACCGGTGAGCAGCCTCGTTCCGGTGCGCGTCGCGGCCTCGGCGGCCGCGACCGGCGTGACGACGCACCGTCCACCGGTGGCAACCGCGGTCTGTTCGGCCGTGGTCGCGCCGAGCCCGATGCGCCCGCCGACCCGGACGACGATCCGTTCCCCTCGTCGGGCCGCCAGACCCCGAACCGTTCCGTGTCCTCCCGCCAGGAGCCCGCTGCGTTCCCGGACGCCCCGACCGGCGGCCGTGCATCGCGTGGCCGTCGTGGCGAGGCCGGTCGTGGCGCGGCCGGGGGCACCGGCCGGATGGGCCTGCTCGGCCGTGGCCGTGGTCGGCGCGAGCCCGGCCCGTTCCCCGAGCCGGACGCGGCCGACGTGTTCCCCGGCGGCCCCGGTGCCGACCGTGTGGAGCCGGACCTGTTCGCCCCCCGTCGCAACCGCGGGCAGCAGCCCCCCTTCCCCCAGGACACCTCCGAGCCGGACCTGTTCGCCCCGAACCGCAACCGTGACCGCAACCGTGACCTTGACCGCGACGGGCAGGACGACCGCCAGGACCCGGCCCGCTCCGGATCGCGAGCCGGCCGCACCGAGCCGAACGACGAGCACGACGCCGCGTCCGACCCGTTCCCGGGTGCGGCGGGTGGTCGCAGCCGGCGTGGTCCGCTGACCGGACGGATCGGCCGCCTCGGCCGCCGGGGCCGGCGCGAGCCCGGCCCGACGGCCGCGGACCCCGAGACCGAGCACCCGACCGGCGAGAACGCCGTCGGTGGCGACAGCAACGGCAACCCGGTGAACGAGGGACGCCGCGGCGCGCGCGGCCGGCGCGCTCCGCAGACCCCGGCGGGCGGGGGACTGCTCGGCCGGGGCGGATCCACCCCGGCCGAGGGCACGAGCCGGCCGGCCGATCCGTTCCCGGTCCCCGGTGGCGGCGACGCGAGCCCGTTCCCGACCAGGGGAGGCCGGGGCGGCAGCCAGGGCTCGGGCCCGTTCCCGACCCCGTCCGGCGGAACCGCAACGCACGACCCGTTCCCGACCCCGTCCGGCGGAACCGCCACGCACGACCCGAGCCCGTTCCCGTCCGGCCGGACCCGCCGGGCCCGCAACCGGGGCCCCGCCCAGGAAGACCAGGCCGGCCCGTTCCCCACGCCGGCCGACGGCACGGCCGGGCACGCCCACGGCGCGTTCCCCGCTGACCCGTCCGGCACCCGCCACGGCGACGAAGACGAACGCCACCGGAACGACCAACCGTTCCCCGGCGGCTTCGGTGACGGCTACCAAGACCGCTACCAAGGCCACCACGACGATCACCACGACGACCACGACGACGACCAGGACGGCCCCGGCACCCTGCACGACAACGACCACCCCCGGGGACGCCGGGGCGAGCGTCCCGACGCCGACCCGACCGGCCGGGCCCAGGCCCAGGCCGCGCTGCGCGAGATGGAGCACCCACCCGAACCGGATGCGACGATCGTGGCTGTGGCGGCCAAGGATCACGGCCGGGCGGGACGCAACCTGCCCGCGGCGATCGGCGTGGGCGTCGGCCTCGGCGGCCTGGCCCTGGTCTCGCTGTTCACCCGGCCCGAGGCGTTCGTCGCGCTGGCCTCGTTCGTCGTGGTGCTCGCCGTCTGGGAGCTCTCCGGCGCCCTGGCCGCCAAGCAGATCGTGGTGCCGGTCATCCCGGTCGCCGTCGGCTCGCTCGGCATGCTGGTGTCGGCCTACGTGGCCGGCCCGGAGGGTCTGCTGGTCAGCTACATGCTCACCGGCTTCGGCATCCTGCTCTGGCGCATCGTCGAGGGCCTCGACGGCGCGCTGAGAGACGTCACCGCCGGCCTCTTCGTGGCCGCCTACGTGCCGTTGCTGGCCGGGTTCGCGGTGCTGCTGCTGGCCGCCGACCAGGGCCCGCAGCGGGTGGTCACGTTCATCGTGGTCACCTGCGCCAGCGACATCGGCGGTTACATCGCGGGTGTGCTGTTCGGCAAGCACCCGATGGCGCCGAGGGTGAGTCCGAAGAAGTCCTGGGAGGGTTTCGCCGGCTCACTGCTGGCCTGCCTGATCGCCGGGTCGGCCTGCGTGGTGCTGCTGCTCGACGGCCCGCCTGTGGTGGGCCTGGTGGTCGGTGCGGCGGCGGCGGTCACGGCGACCATGGGCGATCTGTCCGAGTCCCTGCTCAAGCGTGACCTGGGCATCAAGGACATGGGCAACCTGCTGCCCGGCCACGGCGGAATCATGGACCGGATGGACTCGTTGCTCCCCACGGCCCCCGTGGTCTACCTGCTCCTGCACTTCCTTCTATAA
- the rlmN gene encoding 23S rRNA (adenine(2503)-C(2))-methyltransferase RlmN, whose product MTPEPLPEPKPTAPEPGKLLMVAPRRGKPPKHLADLTLAERMAAVKELGEKPFRGRQLSVHYFERLAQMDAADLTDLPAASRQPMLDALLPRLINPVRELVCDDGATVKTVWRLFDGALVESVLMRYPDRATVCVSSQAGCGMNCPFCATGQAGLTRNLSTAEIVEQVRTAARYMRTATPLKAGRNEGAPLGEETEPGSAGRVTNVVFMGMGEALANYRSAVAAIRRLTDPAPEGLGMSARGITMSTVGLVPAIDKLAAEGIPVTLALSLHAPDDELRDELVPINTRWKVGETLDAARRYFDATGRRVSIEYALIKDINDQEWRGDLLGRELNRRGRGWVHVNPIPLNPTPGSKWTASTRRAQNAFVNALRERGVPTTVRDTRGQEIDGACGQLAATTV is encoded by the coding sequence ATGACCCCCGAACCCCTGCCCGAGCCGAAGCCGACCGCGCCCGAGCCCGGCAAGCTGCTGATGGTCGCACCCCGCCGGGGCAAGCCGCCGAAGCACCTGGCCGACCTCACGCTGGCCGAGCGGATGGCCGCGGTGAAGGAGCTGGGGGAGAAGCCGTTCCGGGGCCGCCAGCTGTCGGTGCACTACTTCGAGCGGCTGGCCCAGATGGACGCCGCCGACCTCACCGACCTGCCGGCCGCGTCCCGGCAGCCGATGCTCGACGCCCTGCTCCCGCGCCTGATCAACCCGGTGCGCGAGCTGGTCTGCGACGACGGTGCCACGGTCAAGACGGTCTGGCGGCTGTTCGACGGCGCCCTGGTCGAGAGCGTGCTCATGCGCTACCCCGACCGGGCCACGGTGTGCGTGTCCAGCCAGGCCGGCTGCGGCATGAACTGCCCGTTCTGCGCCACCGGTCAGGCCGGGCTCACCCGCAACCTGTCCACGGCGGAGATCGTCGAGCAGGTGCGCACCGCCGCCCGCTACATGCGCACGGCCACCCCGCTCAAGGCCGGCCGGAACGAGGGCGCCCCGCTGGGCGAGGAGACCGAGCCCGGCTCGGCGGGCCGCGTCACCAACGTGGTCTTCATGGGCATGGGCGAGGCCCTGGCCAACTACAGGTCGGCGGTCGCGGCGATCCGGCGGCTCACCGACCCGGCGCCCGAGGGCCTGGGCATGTCGGCCCGCGGCATCACCATGTCCACGGTCGGCCTGGTGCCGGCCATCGACAAGCTGGCCGCCGAGGGCATCCCGGTCACCCTGGCCCTCAGCCTGCACGCCCCGGACGACGAGCTGCGCGACGAGCTGGTGCCGATCAACACCCGCTGGAAGGTCGGCGAGACCCTCGACGCCGCCCGCCGCTACTTCGACGCCACCGGCCGCCGGGTCAGCATCGAGTACGCCCTGATCAAAGACATCAACGACCAGGAGTGGCGCGGCGATCTGTTGGGCCGCGAGCTGAACCGGCGCGGCCGCGGCTGGGTGCACGTCAACCCGATCCCGCTGAACCCGACGCCGGGCTCCAAGTGGACGGCCAGCACCCGCCGTGCCCAGAACGCCTTCGTGAACGCCCTGCGCGAGCGCGGTGTGCCCACCACGGTCCGCGACACCCGCGGCCAGGAGATCGACGGCGCCTGCGGGCAGCTGGCGGCAACCACGGTCTAG
- the frr gene encoding ribosome recycling factor, giving the protein MIDDTLLEAEEKMDKAVEVAKEDFGAIRTGRANPGLFSKVVVDYYGAPTPLQQLASFTVPEARTILIQPYDRGSLADIEKALRASNLGVNPSNDGNIIRVNLPVLTEERRKEYIKLARNKAEDARVSVRSVRRKAKETLDRAVKDGEIGEDEGARAEKELEQSTKSHVDSIDELLRHKETELLEV; this is encoded by the coding sequence GTGATCGACGACACCCTCCTCGAGGCCGAGGAGAAGATGGACAAGGCGGTCGAGGTCGCCAAGGAAGACTTCGGCGCCATCCGCACGGGCCGGGCCAACCCCGGTCTGTTCAGCAAGGTCGTGGTCGATTACTACGGTGCGCCGACCCCGCTCCAGCAGCTCGCGTCGTTCACCGTGCCGGAAGCCCGCACGATCCTGATCCAGCCGTACGACCGCGGTTCCCTGGCCGACATCGAGAAGGCCCTGCGCGCCTCGAATCTCGGCGTCAACCCGAGCAACGACGGCAACATCATCCGGGTCAACCTGCCGGTGCTGACCGAGGAGCGCCGCAAGGAGTACATCAAGCTGGCCCGTAACAAGGCGGAAGACGCGCGGGTCTCGGTCCGCAGCGTCCGCCGCAAGGCCAAGGAGACCCTGGACCGCGCGGTGAAGGACGGCGAGATCGGCGAGGACGAGGGTGCCCGCGCCGAGAAGGAGCTGGAGCAGTCGACCAAGTCCCACGTGGACTCGATCGATGAGCTGCTCCGGCACAAGGAGACTGAGCTCCTCGAGGTATGA